From the genome of Mesorhizobium japonicum MAFF 303099, one region includes:
- a CDS encoding TfuA-like protein codes for MADVICLAPAVQGSIVAAVQRYDPAAIVIIDGAFQAEPAVRHKEILWAISQGIPVIGAGSMGALRAAELYPYMHGVGLIYRWYRRFAVLPDDAVAVLYGPKAVNFSPLTHALVDLRMTVRVAWRRNLISTDLSGKLESAARNLNFRERTLSRMVREALPEAGDHDLQTCRQILAGAFVQQKKRDALSALQFMHENALVPAELKNFRMTVGFVQDLEDAGLAI; via the coding sequence GTGGCCGACGTGATCTGTCTGGCGCCCGCGGTGCAAGGCTCGATCGTAGCTGCGGTGCAACGTTATGACCCCGCTGCAATTGTCATCATAGATGGCGCTTTCCAGGCTGAGCCGGCAGTGAGGCACAAGGAGATACTGTGGGCGATCAGCCAGGGCATCCCGGTGATAGGTGCTGGAAGCATGGGAGCCTTGCGAGCCGCGGAGCTTTACCCATACATGCACGGCGTTGGCCTTATCTACCGATGGTACCGCCGCTTTGCTGTCCTGCCTGATGACGCAGTGGCAGTGCTCTATGGTCCGAAGGCGGTGAATTTCTCGCCACTAACGCACGCTTTGGTTGATTTACGAATGACCGTCCGCGTTGCTTGGAGGCGGAACCTGATCTCCACCGATTTGTCCGGAAAGCTCGAGAGTGCGGCCCGGAACCTCAATTTTCGGGAACGCACGCTGTCGCGAATGGTCCGCGAGGCATTGCCGGAAGCCGGTGACCATGACTTGCAAACCTGCCGGCAAATTCTCGCAGGAGCTTTCGTTCAGCAAAAGAAGCGCGACGCACTGTCAGCTCTGCAATTTATGCACGAAAATGCATTGGTGCCGGCGGAATTGAAAAATTTCAGAATGACGGTCGGGTTCGTCCAAGATTTGGAGGACGCCGGGTTAGCAATCTGA
- a CDS encoding YcaO-like family protein: MEHYERVGPPADEALTYLMSMRQALGITRIADITGLDRVGIPVVQATRPFSLSNAVAQGKGVSLARAAISAILESAEGFFAERIEYFDVIHGSAKSLEIPSGRYETWLREPTFADWRDKDTAWVSAENLLGGKCDFVPLELVHTAYLVPPSPCDGIFTPTTTGLAAALDETDAITHGILECVERDAIARALQTHGFLQHQRIDPATIDDARVLALLGELARKDMIVGLWLAPSPVGLPVIWCHLMESNPRETALLHLPADGSAAAFDPAAAAVQAIREAAQARLAAISGARDDMTRASYPRYPDWQLIEAHRQLITGGRKDVSFARQRAYRAAGGQTLRGSLLARLEESGINAVYLIRLNTSPWNRLSVVRMVIPQLYPLVE, translated from the coding sequence GTGGAACACTATGAGCGCGTTGGTCCTCCGGCAGACGAAGCGCTGACCTATCTGATGTCGATGCGACAAGCGTTGGGCATCACCCGTATTGCGGACATTACCGGCCTGGACCGTGTTGGCATCCCGGTCGTGCAGGCAACGAGGCCGTTCTCGCTTTCAAACGCGGTCGCGCAGGGAAAGGGCGTCAGCCTGGCCCGCGCTGCGATATCGGCAATTTTGGAATCCGCTGAAGGGTTTTTCGCAGAGCGCATCGAATATTTTGACGTCATCCACGGTTCGGCCAAGTCGCTCGAGATACCCTCCGGGCGATATGAAACTTGGCTGCGAGAGCCTACGTTTGCTGATTGGCGCGACAAGGATACGGCCTGGGTCTCAGCGGAGAACCTGCTGGGGGGCAAATGCGACTTCGTTCCGCTGGAATTGGTGCACACGGCCTATCTCGTACCGCCCAGCCCCTGTGACGGAATTTTCACGCCAACGACAACCGGACTGGCGGCCGCGCTTGATGAAACAGACGCCATCACACACGGCATATTGGAGTGCGTCGAACGTGATGCGATCGCCCGCGCTCTCCAGACCCATGGTTTTCTGCAACACCAGCGAATCGATCCAGCGACCATCGATGACGCAAGGGTCTTGGCCCTATTGGGTGAACTTGCACGAAAAGACATGATCGTCGGCCTTTGGCTTGCGCCATCGCCTGTTGGCCTGCCTGTGATTTGGTGCCATTTGATGGAGAGCAATCCTCGCGAGACGGCATTGCTCCATCTGCCAGCCGATGGCTCGGCCGCTGCATTCGATCCGGCGGCAGCTGCCGTCCAAGCGATTCGCGAGGCGGCGCAGGCGCGGCTTGCGGCGATCTCGGGTGCGCGCGATGACATGACCCGGGCGTCTTATCCGAGATATCCCGACTGGCAGCTTATCGAGGCGCACCGCCAGCTGATCACCGGCGGCCGTAAGGACGTGAGCTTCGCCCGCCAGCGTGCCTATCGAGCGGCGGGCGGACAGACCTTGCGTGGCAGCCTTCTCGCGAGATTGGAGGAAAGCGGAATCAATGCCGTGTATCTGATCCGTCTAAACACCAGCCCTTGGAACCGACTGTCGGTCGTCAGGATGGTTATCCCCCAATTGTACCCTTTGGTGGAGTGA
- a CDS encoding AAA family ATPase encodes MDDAVGARHERRVLTALCYDLVASTELLGLLGIEDFEELILAFQMAAKEAIVSCSGTVRVEVGDGGVAVFPVDLGAKDAASLTISAGLEIVRACKLLAAEKGRSDLHVRVGVATSMTLILKGDTGVAQDTVTGPAFALATRLQAIARPDTVVVCNETRNLTRRSHVFSFCGSHVIKGFAQPEQVWQALSHKRGVDRFFAFGRLTSPLIDRTDEAKLIRECWNEAVSGRGQVIVIEGEAGIGKSRILHEVRRRTRFQRNRLLLFQCMPGDSRSTLHPLRQAMLGNFDDGERALTPALVAEVFAAHGVHDPEVVDIFSFLLGVEGVRSSFHEMDPEMIREKAEWAARHALQATCASGAVILIVEDIHWIDLTSKQLLGELAKLVPSCPVLLIATTRPESGVWLDEKSKHVLLAPLEHADTLRAIATMWPQGKPAPAPELKELVERVTGGVPLFIEEVCQWMAENAASGTEQLPQGVSLGRAAVLETVLDARLEPLGRAREVARAAAVAGNRFSLDLLSALLPEFDPGTISAALDALVEAGFVRARHAAATVYAFRHALIQETIYNATLRKRRQTLHRRLYAVASRNRSLVGWLTTAALADHAERAGLLDEAIGEFVNAGMESSSRSAMAEARQLLEHAIALCGQVSDHDKRDALRLSAMVALGPILTAVEGPNSEHARMLYDEGVKIARRRPIAERAKWFPIYWGWWFTGSVVDGERAQAVVSDLKEVNDPEIQLQARHCLWAVDFNRGDHGGCIAAIDSGLPLYDVGQGHANATRFGGHDARVCGLAHRALSLWFSGRATSALRSMSEARRWAQRTGHVSSIAHACINDAMLSCYRRDFASLRNVIEDLRQLTALHHLPSLVVSAQIFEGWCDGNAGQLERGKDKMREGLGLHGQVQTPEDEPVYCGMLAELLARSGAISHALALLHSAVAQAEAGGSRYWLAELHRRIAQLLVLDRAPAGRVAAALEQSLNTAAEQNAVPILIAAYETLSASNLSPGLLRSYNDRVEAARKSVEPGEPLIVNPEPELRAGR; translated from the coding sequence ATGGACGACGCCGTCGGAGCCCGTCATGAACGGCGCGTTCTAACCGCCCTTTGTTACGATCTCGTAGCCTCCACCGAGTTGCTCGGCCTGCTCGGCATCGAAGATTTTGAGGAACTTATCTTGGCGTTTCAAATGGCCGCCAAGGAAGCGATCGTATCGTGCTCCGGAACCGTGAGGGTCGAGGTCGGCGACGGCGGCGTCGCTGTGTTCCCAGTCGATCTGGGTGCGAAGGATGCGGCGTCGCTGACGATCAGCGCCGGACTTGAGATCGTCAGGGCGTGCAAGCTCCTTGCCGCGGAGAAAGGGAGGAGCGACCTACATGTGAGGGTCGGTGTGGCGACCTCGATGACGCTAATCCTGAAGGGCGACACCGGTGTAGCGCAGGACACGGTAACCGGCCCTGCATTTGCGCTGGCAACTAGGCTGCAGGCAATCGCCCGGCCAGATACTGTCGTCGTGTGCAACGAGACACGCAATCTGACACGGCGTTCACACGTATTTAGCTTCTGCGGTTCTCACGTCATCAAAGGCTTCGCGCAACCCGAGCAGGTCTGGCAGGCGCTGAGCCACAAGCGGGGTGTAGACCGTTTCTTCGCGTTCGGACGCCTCACCAGCCCCTTGATCGACCGCACGGATGAGGCCAAGTTGATACGTGAATGTTGGAATGAAGCCGTTTCGGGACGTGGCCAGGTCATCGTGATCGAGGGCGAAGCCGGCATTGGCAAGTCGCGCATCCTGCACGAGGTGCGCCGGCGAACCCGCTTCCAACGCAACAGGTTGCTCCTCTTCCAATGTATGCCAGGCGACTCGCGTTCGACGCTGCATCCACTGCGGCAGGCGATGCTGGGCAATTTCGACGACGGCGAGCGTGCACTCACCCCTGCGCTTGTGGCCGAGGTGTTCGCCGCACATGGCGTTCACGACCCCGAAGTCGTCGACATCTTTTCCTTCCTGCTCGGTGTGGAAGGCGTGAGGTCCAGTTTCCATGAGATGGATCCGGAAATGATCCGGGAGAAGGCCGAATGGGCTGCACGCCATGCGTTACAAGCAACGTGCGCCAGTGGCGCGGTGATCCTGATCGTTGAAGATATTCACTGGATCGACCTGACGTCGAAGCAACTGCTGGGTGAACTTGCAAAGCTGGTTCCTAGTTGCCCCGTGCTCTTGATCGCAACGACGAGGCCGGAATCTGGCGTCTGGCTAGACGAAAAAAGCAAGCATGTCCTGCTCGCTCCCCTTGAGCATGCTGACACGTTGCGGGCAATCGCAACGATGTGGCCTCAAGGCAAGCCAGCGCCTGCGCCTGAGCTGAAAGAGTTGGTCGAGCGCGTCACCGGCGGTGTACCCCTGTTCATCGAGGAGGTTTGCCAATGGATGGCGGAGAATGCCGCTAGCGGTACAGAGCAACTGCCACAAGGCGTTTCGCTCGGCCGCGCGGCCGTGTTGGAAACAGTGTTAGATGCCCGGCTGGAGCCTCTCGGCCGCGCCCGCGAGGTGGCGCGTGCGGCCGCCGTCGCCGGCAACAGATTCAGCCTGGACTTGCTGTCGGCGCTCTTGCCGGAATTTGACCCAGGCACAATCTCTGCGGCGCTCGATGCCCTGGTTGAGGCAGGCTTCGTACGCGCCAGGCACGCAGCAGCAACAGTGTACGCATTTCGGCATGCGCTTATCCAAGAGACGATCTATAATGCAACGCTGCGGAAACGGCGTCAGACTCTGCATCGGCGTCTTTATGCGGTGGCTAGCCGCAACCGCAGCCTCGTTGGCTGGCTAACAACGGCAGCTCTTGCCGATCATGCTGAGCGAGCAGGCCTGCTTGACGAAGCGATCGGCGAGTTCGTCAATGCCGGCATGGAAAGCTCGTCCCGCTCGGCCATGGCTGAGGCAAGGCAGCTGCTCGAGCATGCCATTGCGCTTTGCGGGCAAGTTTCTGATCATGACAAACGGGATGCGCTGCGGCTCTCGGCGATGGTGGCGCTCGGGCCGATACTGACCGCCGTCGAAGGGCCAAATTCCGAGCACGCCCGCATGCTCTATGACGAAGGCGTAAAGATCGCACGGCGTCGGCCGATAGCGGAGCGCGCCAAATGGTTCCCAATCTATTGGGGTTGGTGGTTCACGGGTTCGGTCGTTGATGGCGAGCGGGCGCAGGCCGTCGTCAGTGATCTAAAGGAGGTTAACGACCCCGAGATTCAGCTTCAGGCTAGGCACTGCTTATGGGCAGTCGATTTCAATCGCGGAGACCATGGTGGATGCATAGCCGCGATTGATTCTGGATTGCCGCTCTATGACGTGGGCCAGGGGCACGCGAATGCCACGCGTTTTGGGGGGCACGACGCGCGCGTGTGCGGCTTGGCGCATCGTGCACTGTCGCTGTGGTTTTCGGGACGTGCAACGAGCGCTCTCCGCTCCATGTCGGAGGCCCGTCGCTGGGCGCAGCGGACTGGCCATGTCAGCAGCATTGCGCATGCCTGTATCAACGACGCGATGCTGAGTTGCTATCGCCGCGACTTCGCTTCGTTGCGTAACGTGATTGAGGATCTGCGACAGCTGACCGCGCTTCATCACCTGCCTTCGCTAGTCGTCTCGGCACAAATCTTCGAGGGCTGGTGCGATGGCAACGCTGGCCAGCTTGAGCGGGGCAAGGACAAGATGCGCGAGGGCCTCGGCCTGCATGGACAAGTGCAGACACCCGAGGACGAGCCAGTCTATTGCGGCATGCTGGCAGAACTTCTCGCCCGCTCGGGTGCGATCAGTCACGCGCTTGCCCTGCTTCATTCGGCGGTGGCTCAGGCCGAGGCGGGTGGCAGCCGATATTGGCTGGCGGAACTACACCGGCGAATTGCACAACTTCTCGTCCTTGACAGGGCGCCGGCCGGCCGGGTGGCAGCTGCCCTTGAGCAGAGCCTCAATACTGCAGCCGAGCAAAATGCCGTTCCCATCCTCATCGCGGCCTACGAGACGCTCAGCGCGTCAAATCTCTCGCCCGGGCTGCTTCGGAGCTACAACGACCGTGTCGAAGCGGCAAGGAAGTCGGTTGAGCCCGGCGAGCCGCTGATCGTGAACCCTGAGCCGGAACTGCGGGCCGGCCGATAG
- a CDS encoding class I SAM-dependent methyltransferase: MTTFPFSINAAGIGIEHVTGVDEVHSMTQGTPDDSREAFARIYQSNEWGSAESRSGLGSAYATTHRVRTVLPMLLRALDVKSMLDAPCGDFNWMRFVDLGKMHYIGCDIVPEVIETNRVRYADREFHVLDLAVEPLPNVDLIFSRDCLQHLTEPDIWRALRNFKKCGARWLFTSSHSTSAQDIARETGGFGFLNLQQPPFSLPLPLLIMPEEHYASKAMCLWDMAQIGA, translated from the coding sequence TTGACGACTTTTCCGTTTTCAATCAATGCGGCTGGAATCGGGATCGAGCACGTCACCGGCGTCGATGAGGTGCATTCGATGACGCAAGGCACGCCTGATGATTCCCGCGAAGCTTTCGCGCGCATTTACCAAAGCAACGAGTGGGGCTCCGCGGAATCGCGCTCCGGGCTCGGTTCAGCGTACGCGACGACGCATCGCGTGCGAACCGTATTGCCGATGCTTTTGCGCGCACTGGATGTGAAGTCCATGCTTGATGCGCCCTGCGGCGACTTCAACTGGATGCGCTTCGTCGACTTGGGCAAAATGCACTACATCGGTTGCGACATTGTTCCAGAAGTCATCGAAACGAACCGTGTGCGATATGCGGATCGCGAATTTCACGTGCTCGATCTGGCTGTTGAACCACTGCCGAACGTTGACCTCATTTTTTCACGCGACTGTCTGCAGCATCTGACCGAACCCGACATCTGGCGCGCGCTTCGCAACTTCAAAAAATGCGGCGCGCGCTGGCTGTTCACCTCAAGCCACTCGACCTCGGCACAGGACATTGCGCGGGAAACGGGCGGATTCGGGTTTCTCAACTTACAGCAACCGCCATTCTCGTTGCCGCTGCCACTCCTGATTATGCCGGAGGAACACTACGCATCGAAGGCGATGTGTCTGTGGGACATGGCGCAAATCGGTGCATGA
- a CDS encoding FkbM family methyltransferase: protein MGASFNQAGFVKRIFTSHGTTLFVDTSSGELRHGLMEYSPNNVLLTKDGKSAHIRFVDGPTDIVYFTEYSAISGSKRIDGIDALNLMPDNTLTIVDLPRNKFGLVQNGTFLSARSDGRITLSAPLCRGWENFHFRKDASEVSGVIVSHRIDGKIITFFIQDRTDIIQSILFGGDFYERDTLDLIRDRSTPGKVFVDIGANIGNHSIFMSKFCSPSEVIVFEPNPKAIEILKLNVLLNACANINTSYLGLALGSKAAQMRVFSPDPNNMGRAQMLDDDDGNVKCVAGDLLLQQKPVGLLKIDVEGSEFEVLRGMQGTIETWRPNILIEVWPQSQQDLFSWCDSFRYVVQETFPTDNNYFLAPIERQS from the coding sequence GTGGGTGCGAGTTTCAACCAGGCCGGGTTCGTCAAGCGAATATTTACTTCGCATGGAACTACCCTCTTCGTAGACACTTCGTCTGGCGAGCTTCGGCATGGGCTTATGGAGTATAGCCCAAACAATGTGTTGCTGACTAAAGATGGCAAATCGGCTCATATTCGTTTCGTTGATGGACCGACTGATATTGTCTATTTCACTGAGTACTCTGCAATCTCGGGTTCTAAGAGAATAGATGGGATCGATGCTCTCAATTTAATGCCCGATAACACGCTGACGATCGTGGATCTGCCCAGAAACAAATTTGGGCTTGTTCAAAATGGGACCTTTCTGTCCGCACGATCTGATGGTCGGATTACTCTATCCGCTCCGCTATGCAGAGGTTGGGAAAATTTCCATTTCCGCAAAGATGCGTCTGAGGTAAGCGGAGTTATTGTTAGTCACCGCATTGATGGTAAGATTATCACCTTCTTCATACAGGACCGAACCGACATAATTCAGTCTATCTTATTTGGAGGGGACTTTTATGAGCGCGACACGCTCGATCTGATTCGCGATCGCTCTACACCAGGCAAAGTGTTTGTCGATATTGGCGCGAATATAGGTAATCACTCTATCTTTATGTCAAAATTCTGCAGTCCATCTGAGGTGATCGTTTTTGAACCCAATCCGAAAGCGATTGAAATACTTAAGTTAAACGTCCTATTGAACGCTTGCGCAAACATAAACACGAGCTATCTCGGCCTCGCCCTTGGTTCAAAAGCGGCCCAAATGCGTGTCTTTTCGCCGGATCCCAATAATATGGGTCGAGCCCAAATGCTCGACGACGATGATGGAAATGTCAAATGCGTCGCTGGAGACCTCCTCTTGCAACAGAAACCGGTTGGCCTCTTGAAGATTGATGTGGAAGGTTCAGAGTTCGAGGTGCTCAGAGGAATGCAGGGGACGATCGAAACTTGGCGCCCGAACATACTTATCGAAGTGTGGCCGCAAAGCCAGCAAGATCTTTTCTCGTGGTGCGACTCTTTCCGCTACGTTGTCCAAGAAACTTTTCCCACGGACAATAACTATTTCTTGGCGCCCATTGAGAGGCAGTCTTGA
- a CDS encoding glycosyltransferase family 25 protein, which translates to MSTIGLCMIVKNETKVILQCLASVLPLVDYVLIVDTGSEDGTQDLIRGFLADNGVQGAVIDEPWRDFAYNRTFALERLRKVETVDYAMIIDADDVLIRDADFDPIRFKSQMEHDLYDVEVLHGGISFYRPQICRNRLPFAFKGVLHEYLEAPPGHLTRETAKGFRVATGRGGARSQNPRKYQDDSAVLENALATETDPFLVSRYTFYLAQSYRDSGEREKSLANYLKRADLGFWDEEVYVSLLEAGNLMAALGRPFDEVVAAFERAAQVVPARAEALHAASLYCRNQGRNAEGTEFARRGLDLVQPAGLFIQPWVYDYGLLDEFAVNAYWAGAYRESLDACLKLLASDKLPAEMAKRVVANARFATGKLPVNEPPKLGAFGTESLIDQHRLVRQRSLRSRIEGTPRILVTILAKQKEPALPLYLECIEALDYPKASIVLYIRTNNNTDRTEHILREWVERVGHLYAAVEFDASNVADRVEQFGEHEWNETRFRVLGRIRNISLRKTLEHSCDFYFVADVDNFVRPATLRELVALDVPIVAPLLRSISPGQYYSNYHAEIDANGYYMQCDQYGWVLNRHVRGIIEMPLVHCTYLVRADVLPELTYEDATSRYEYVIFADSARKAGIVQYMDNRQVYGYITFGDGQYYVSDGIERARALLHGAGDTPVFTAATPPGAVPMPDRHVEPPQIHLINLDSSVERWRKYQDRNPHLAANTIRVSAVDGASLDRSTLQALVDDGVIAEDCGYLPGALGCALSHINLWKLAVSEKRPITIFEDDVYSSFNFLEESTRILSMAPENWDMVKWGFNFDPLFLWLNFDFSKAKLEFYNRQHKQIPAQFQSETYPRSLIRLVHSFGAMAYSVTPRGAQVLLEKCLPLRKRLIPFPGTGVVLEDEGIDCAMSAVYDSMHAFVCMPPLVIHDDEQASDREVANRQ; encoded by the coding sequence ATGAGCACCATCGGCCTGTGCATGATTGTCAAGAACGAGACGAAGGTCATCCTGCAATGCCTCGCCAGCGTGCTCCCCCTTGTCGACTACGTGCTCATCGTCGACACCGGTTCCGAGGACGGCACGCAAGACCTGATACGCGGCTTTCTCGCCGATAACGGTGTCCAAGGCGCTGTCATTGACGAGCCATGGCGGGACTTCGCGTACAACCGGACCTTCGCCCTTGAACGATTGCGTAAAGTCGAGACTGTCGACTATGCAATGATCATCGACGCGGACGATGTTCTGATCCGGGACGCCGACTTCGATCCGATCAGGTTCAAGTCGCAGATGGAACACGATTTATACGACGTCGAGGTGTTACATGGTGGCATTTCGTTTTATCGCCCGCAGATCTGCCGCAACCGTCTGCCGTTCGCCTTCAAGGGCGTCCTGCACGAATATCTCGAGGCCCCTCCTGGCCATCTCACGCGGGAGACCGCCAAGGGTTTTCGCGTGGCGACGGGGCGTGGCGGAGCACGCAGTCAAAACCCACGAAAGTACCAGGACGACTCGGCCGTTCTTGAAAATGCGCTTGCAACGGAGACCGACCCCTTTCTTGTTTCGCGATACACCTTCTATCTGGCGCAGAGCTACAGGGATTCCGGCGAGCGTGAAAAATCACTCGCGAACTATCTGAAGCGCGCCGATCTAGGTTTTTGGGACGAGGAGGTCTATGTCAGCCTGCTTGAGGCGGGCAACCTCATGGCAGCATTGGGGCGGCCATTCGACGAGGTCGTTGCCGCCTTTGAGCGCGCGGCGCAGGTCGTCCCCGCCCGCGCGGAGGCTCTACACGCTGCGAGCCTCTATTGCCGCAACCAGGGCCGGAATGCGGAAGGAACGGAATTTGCGCGTCGAGGGCTCGACCTTGTTCAACCCGCCGGACTTTTCATTCAGCCCTGGGTTTACGATTACGGACTGCTCGACGAGTTTGCTGTCAATGCCTACTGGGCAGGCGCCTACCGGGAATCGCTCGACGCTTGTCTAAAATTGCTCGCCTCCGACAAATTGCCTGCGGAAATGGCGAAGCGTGTGGTGGCCAACGCTCGCTTCGCCACCGGCAAGCTTCCGGTCAATGAGCCGCCGAAACTTGGGGCGTTCGGGACCGAGAGCTTGATCGACCAGCACAGGCTTGTCCGGCAGCGGTCGTTGCGGTCGCGCATCGAGGGCACGCCGCGCATCCTGGTGACAATCCTCGCAAAGCAGAAAGAGCCGGCACTGCCGCTGTACCTCGAGTGCATCGAGGCGCTCGACTACCCCAAGGCGTCGATCGTCCTGTACATCAGGACAAACAACAACACCGACAGGACCGAGCACATACTGCGCGAATGGGTGGAGCGCGTTGGTCACCTCTATGCCGCGGTTGAATTCGATGCCTCCAACGTGGCCGATAGAGTCGAGCAGTTTGGCGAACACGAATGGAACGAGACGCGCTTCAGGGTGCTTGGCCGAATCCGCAACATAAGTTTGCGGAAAACTCTCGAACACAGCTGCGATTTCTATTTCGTTGCCGACGTCGATAATTTCGTGCGACCGGCCACGCTACGCGAGCTTGTCGCGCTCGACGTGCCGATCGTCGCTCCCCTGCTTCGCTCCATCTCTCCCGGGCAATACTATTCGAACTACCACGCCGAAATCGACGCCAACGGCTACTATATGCAGTGCGATCAATATGGGTGGGTGCTCAACCGCCACGTGCGCGGCATTATCGAGATGCCGCTTGTGCACTGCACCTATCTTGTCCGCGCCGACGTACTGCCCGAACTGACATACGAGGACGCGACATCGCGCTACGAGTACGTGATCTTTGCCGACAGCGCCCGCAAGGCCGGCATCGTCCAGTATATGGATAACCGACAAGTCTATGGCTACATCACCTTCGGCGATGGCCAATATTATGTGAGTGACGGGATCGAGCGCGCCCGAGCGCTGTTGCACGGTGCCGGCGACACGCCGGTATTCACTGCCGCCACGCCTCCGGGCGCCGTACCGATGCCAGATCGACATGTCGAGCCGCCGCAAATTCACCTAATAAACTTGGACAGCAGCGTCGAGCGCTGGCGCAAATATCAAGATAGGAATCCTCATCTAGCCGCCAATACAATTCGGGTATCGGCCGTCGACGGAGCATCCCTCGATAGGTCGACCTTGCAAGCCTTGGTGGACGATGGAGTGATTGCCGAGGATTGCGGGTATCTGCCGGGCGCATTGGGATGTGCTCTATCGCACATCAACTTGTGGAAGTTAGCGGTATCCGAGAAGCGGCCAATTACCATTTTCGAGGACGACGTCTACTCGTCGTTCAACTTTCTTGAGGAGTCGACTCGCATTCTGTCCATGGCTCCAGAGAACTGGGATATGGTAAAGTGGGGATTCAATTTCGACCCTCTATTCCTGTGGTTGAACTTCGATTTCTCCAAAGCCAAGCTGGAGTTCTACAACCGACAACACAAACAGATTCCGGCCCAATTTCAATCTGAAACCTATCCGCGATCTCTTATCCGACTAGTCCATTCCTTTGGTGCAATGGCTTATTCAGTAACTCCAAGGGGAGCTCAAGTACTTCTTGAAAAATGCCTACCTCTTCGAAAGCGGCTTATTCCGTTTCCTGGGACTGGAGTGGTCCTCGAGGATGAGGGCATCGACTGCGCAATGTCCGCGGTGTATGACTCGATGCATGCGTTCGTCTGCATGCCGCCACTGGTCATTCACGACGACGAGCAGGCATCAGATCGGGAAGTCGCGAATCGGCAGTGA